In Hoeflea ulvae, one genomic interval encodes:
- the ftsA gene encoding cell division protein FtsA, with product MSLFRPSSMLPRLKPLSSKRVSIVTVLDIGSSKVVCMIGRLTPVEGAEVLSGRSHSVEILGIGHQKSRGLKAGVISDMDAVESSVRLAVDAAERMAGMTVESLIVNVSAGRLNSETHASSVNLGGHEIASGDLAKVVNAATRQSQSNERAILHSLPSSYTLDGERGIRDPAGMFGDVLGVEMHVLTADRAPLRNLELSINRAHLTVEAMVATPYASGLAALVSDEAEMGCACIDMGGGTTTISVFCDGKLVHADAIALGGQHVTMDLARGLSTRLDDAERIKVVHGSALPQAGEDRDVVSVPPIGEDEHDQPTHVPRGLVSRIVRARVEETLEMLRDRIQQSGYSTLVGKRIVLTGGASQMTGLSESARRILARNVRIGRPLGVSGLPASAKGPTFSTAVGLMIYPQVAHLESHGAGEGGFAVMAGAGGRLSRVGQWLKESF from the coding sequence GTGAGTCTGTTCCGCCCCTCCTCGATGTTGCCACGGCTCAAGCCGCTGTCGTCCAAGCGCGTCAGCATTGTCACCGTGCTCGATATCGGTTCCTCCAAGGTTGTCTGCATGATCGGCCGGCTGACCCCGGTCGAGGGCGCCGAAGTGTTGTCGGGCCGCAGCCACAGCGTCGAGATCCTGGGCATCGGCCATCAGAAGTCCCGCGGCCTCAAGGCCGGCGTGATCTCCGACATGGATGCGGTCGAAAGCTCGGTGCGGCTCGCCGTCGATGCCGCCGAGCGGATGGCCGGAATGACCGTGGAGAGCCTGATCGTCAATGTCAGCGCCGGACGGCTCAACAGTGAAACCCATGCTTCTTCGGTCAATCTCGGCGGCCACGAGATCGCCTCTGGCGATCTGGCCAAGGTGGTCAATGCGGCAACGCGGCAGAGCCAGAGCAATGAACGCGCCATCCTGCATTCGCTGCCGTCGAGCTACACTCTTGATGGCGAGCGCGGCATCCGCGACCCGGCCGGCATGTTCGGCGATGTTCTGGGCGTCGAAATGCATGTGCTGACCGCCGACAGGGCGCCGCTGCGAAATCTCGAGCTGTCGATCAACCGCGCCCATCTCACCGTCGAGGCAATGGTGGCGACACCTTACGCTTCCGGACTTGCAGCCCTTGTCTCCGACGAAGCCGAAATGGGCTGCGCCTGCATCGACATGGGCGGCGGCACCACCACGATTTCAGTGTTTTGCGACGGCAAGCTGGTGCATGCCGACGCCATCGCGCTGGGCGGCCAGCATGTCACCATGGACCTGGCGCGCGGCCTGTCGACCAGACTGGACGACGCCGAGCGCATCAAGGTCGTGCACGGTTCGGCGCTGCCGCAGGCGGGCGAGGATCGCGACGTGGTTTCGGTTCCGCCGATCGGCGAGGACGAACACGACCAGCCAACCCATGTGCCGCGCGGGCTGGTCTCGCGCATCGTGCGGGCGCGGGTCGAGGAAACCCTGGAAATGCTGCGCGACCGGATCCAGCAGTCGGGCTATTCGACACTTGTCGGCAAGCGCATCGTGCTCACCGGCGGCGCCAGCCAGATGACCGGCCTGTCCGAATCGGCCCGCCGGATCCTGGCGCGCAATGTGCGCATCGGCCGGCCGCTCGGCGTGTCCGGTCTGCCGGCATCGGCCAAGGGGCCGACATTCTCCACTGCTGTGGGCCTGATGATCTATCCTCAGGTCGCGCATCTTGAATCCCACGGTGCAGGCGAGGGCGGCTTTGCCGTCATGGCCGGTGCCGGAGGTCGACTGTCCCGTGTGGGGCAGTGGCTTAAAGAGAGTTTTTGA
- a CDS encoding cell division protein FtsQ/DivIB has product MTGNKGRAVHTAATSGREAFPGAVVLPRFLRRPARYVIALATGRVDIRPHAGSVAAFAFLAATGFYGMALGGHTQAVTQAVTTSAGFALEDVHVSGNAETSDIDILQQLGLDGTTSVVAIDAHAARAKLIELPWVTDAQVQKIYPRGLSVRLVERKPVGIWQHGDMLNLIDARGDVIAPLTGARHADLPLYVGLGADVHADELEARLLFHPELRARVKAAVRMADRRWDLRLDNGVTLSLPEDDIGAALKRFAEFDAGRDVLSRDIAAVDLRLEDRVTIRLTEASYERRKSALEARAKLIKAEKKS; this is encoded by the coding sequence ATGACTGGAAACAAGGGCAGGGCCGTCCATACGGCCGCAACGTCGGGACGCGAAGCGTTCCCGGGCGCTGTCGTGCTGCCGCGTTTCCTGCGCCGTCCGGCCCGTTACGTCATCGCGCTCGCCACCGGCCGGGTCGACATCCGCCCGCATGCCGGCTCGGTTGCAGCCTTTGCCTTCCTCGCCGCCACCGGCTTTTACGGCATGGCGCTGGGCGGTCACACCCAGGCGGTCACGCAGGCGGTCACCACCAGCGCCGGCTTTGCATTGGAAGATGTGCATGTCAGCGGCAATGCCGAGACCTCCGATATCGATATCCTGCAGCAGCTCGGACTGGACGGCACCACCTCCGTCGTCGCCATCGACGCCCATGCGGCGCGGGCCAAGCTGATCGAGCTGCCCTGGGTCACGGATGCGCAGGTCCAGAAGATCTATCCGCGCGGCCTGTCGGTCCGGCTGGTCGAGCGCAAGCCTGTCGGCATCTGGCAGCATGGCGACATGCTCAACCTGATCGATGCCCGCGGCGACGTCATCGCTCCGCTGACCGGTGCACGCCATGCCGACCTGCCGCTCTATGTCGGCCTGGGCGCAGATGTTCATGCCGATGAGCTCGAAGCCCGGCTGCTGTTTCATCCCGAACTCCGGGCCCGGGTCAAGGCGGCCGTGCGCATGGCCGACCGCCGCTGGGACCTGCGGCTCGACAATGGCGTGACGCTGAGCCTGCCCGAGGACGATATCGGTGCGGCGCTGAAGCGCTTTGCCGAATTCGATGCCGGCCGTGACGTGCTCTCGCGCGATATTGCCGCGGTCGACCTCAGGCTCGAGGACCGCGTGACGATCCGGCTGACCGAAGCGTCCTACGAGCGCCGCAAGAGTGCACTGGAAGCCCGGGCCAAGCTGATCAAGGCGGAGAAAAAGTCGTGA
- a CDS encoding D-alanine--D-alanine ligase — translation MTDDRSSKHVAVLLGGFSSERPVSLSSGTACADALERAGYRVTRVDVGPDIASVLADLKPDVCFNALHGPYGEDGTIQGVLEYLSIPYTHSGVTASALAMDKRLSKIVAKAVGIPVAESRVMNRHDFTSAHPMAPPYVVKPVTEGSSFGVVIVSEGQSHPPQVITSKDWKYGDEVMVERYVPGRELTCTIMGNVALAVTEIVPQGHSFYDYDSKYVAGGSKHVCPAEISPIVYQKIRKLSLKAHQAIGCRGVTRSDFRYDDRFSENGEVIWLEVNTQPGMTPTSLAPEMALQAGHSFEEFVSWIVEDASCRR, via the coding sequence ATGACTGACGACAGATCCAGCAAGCATGTGGCCGTTCTCCTGGGCGGATTTTCCTCCGAACGCCCGGTCAGCCTGTCGTCAGGCACGGCCTGCGCGGATGCGCTGGAGCGGGCCGGCTACCGGGTCACCCGCGTTGATGTCGGGCCCGATATCGCCTCGGTCCTGGCGGATCTGAAGCCTGATGTCTGCTTCAATGCGCTGCATGGCCCCTATGGCGAGGACGGCACCATTCAGGGCGTGCTCGAATATCTGTCCATTCCCTATACCCATTCCGGCGTCACCGCGTCGGCGCTGGCCATGGACAAGCGTCTGTCGAAGATCGTTGCCAAGGCCGTCGGCATCCCGGTGGCGGAATCCAGGGTGATGAACCGGCATGATTTCACTTCGGCGCATCCGATGGCGCCGCCCTATGTGGTCAAGCCGGTGACGGAAGGCTCGAGCTTCGGCGTTGTCATTGTCAGCGAGGGACAGTCGCATCCGCCGCAGGTGATCACCTCGAAAGACTGGAAATATGGCGATGAAGTCATGGTCGAGCGCTATGTGCCCGGCCGCGAACTGACCTGCACGATCATGGGCAATGTGGCGCTGGCGGTCACCGAGATCGTGCCACAGGGACACAGCTTCTATGATTATGACTCTAAATATGTCGCCGGAGGCTCGAAACACGTTTGTCCCGCAGAAATTTCACCAATTGTTTACCAAAAAATTCGTAAGTTGAGTTTGAAGGCGCATCAAGCGATCGGCTGCCGTGGCGTGACCCGGTCAGATTTCCGTTATGACGACCGCTTCTCCGAAAACGGGGAGGTCATCTGGCTCGAAGTCAACACCCAGCCCGGCATGACGCCGACATCGCTGGCGCCGGAAATGGCCCTGCAGGCAGGGCATTCGTTCGAAGAATTTGTAAGTTGGATAGTGGAGGACGCATCGTGTCGTCGATGA
- a CDS encoding GGDEF domain-containing protein — MLPDDAFERITRLARTITGAPIVVVAFADESRQWFKSSQCLGTSQGSANNSFCTHTIRQNAPVIVEDALLDGRFADHPLVTGNSAIRSCVGVPLITREGHTIGALCVMDTAARQLARDQVSLLEDLAGLVVEEVALRATATLDSLTGALSQVAFTEAATRDVARSSRHSNSLCCAIINVDHFMQINDQYGHAAADRVLCNIVAVCKAQLRESDYIGRMAGKEFAIMLPYASYEKAFDTVERLRAAIEGAMIETENGPLRVTVSCGVSLFSHAAPRLEEMLRRADAAMHLAKRRGRNCVVNMGDVTRRAADVAETRPARPAVERLVPAGPH, encoded by the coding sequence ATGTTGCCGGACGACGCGTTTGAGCGGATCACCCGGCTGGCAAGGACCATCACCGGCGCGCCGATCGTGGTGGTGGCATTCGCCGACGAGTCCCGGCAGTGGTTCAAGTCAAGCCAGTGCCTCGGCACATCGCAAGGCTCGGCGAACAACTCCTTTTGCACCCATACAATCCGGCAGAACGCTCCGGTGATTGTCGAGGATGCGCTGCTTGACGGCCGCTTTGCAGACCATCCGCTGGTCACCGGCAATTCCGCGATCCGCTCCTGCGTCGGGGTTCCGCTGATCACCCGCGAGGGGCATACGATCGGGGCCCTCTGCGTCATGGACACCGCGGCGCGCCAGCTTGCCAGAGACCAGGTCTCGCTGCTTGAAGATCTCGCCGGTCTGGTGGTCGAAGAGGTGGCGCTGCGCGCGACGGCAACGCTTGACAGCCTCACCGGGGCACTGTCGCAGGTTGCCTTCACCGAGGCGGCGACGCGTGACGTTGCGCGCTCCAGCCGCCACAGCAACAGCCTGTGCTGCGCCATCATCAATGTCGACCATTTCATGCAGATCAACGACCAGTATGGCCATGCTGCGGCCGACCGGGTGTTGTGCAACATCGTCGCCGTCTGCAAGGCCCAGCTTCGTGAATCCGATTATATCGGCCGGATGGCGGGCAAGGAATTCGCCATCATGCTGCCCTATGCCTCCTATGAGAAGGCGTTCGACACCGTCGAGCGCCTGCGCGCGGCGATCGAGGGCGCCATGATTGAGACCGAGAACGGTCCGCTCCGCGTCACCGTAAGCTGCGGTGTCTCGCTGTTTTCCCATGCCGCGCCGCGACTGGAGGAGATGCTGCGCCGCGCCGATGCAGCGATGCATCTTGCCAAGCGCCGCGGCCGCAATTGCGTCGTTAACATGGGCGACGTGACGAGGCGCGCGGCCGATGTGGCCGAAACCCGGCCTGCTCGGCCCGCTGTTGAACGCCTGGTGCCCGCCGGTCCCCATTGA
- a CDS encoding putative bifunctional diguanylate cyclase/phosphodiesterase: protein MKLPSQFAFYKSWLDPVRQQALAEAYRPIVRGFLLPACAYYVFITWSHWRDETGLTLAILGSMSAITAVIYYLVRQHVTVGDRLTLNKLELCGLLVNMLMYINVVTYLLIHFEQSKLVYFSLMAVVFSTTGVTMRTTLFSVAISLATLYWFASGLPAELLTQYVSIGVATAFASLGMATLLRKAIRRQIDARLLADELAAKAQRLADTDMLTGIPNRRAVFEKIDYFISQKRPFWIGIFDLDGFKAINDVYGHVIGDDLLCRVVKRSAKLNLPGCTFGRIGGDEFICIVSGSQAERDIEQFGAKVIQAVSCPYPVGPMELTVGVSAGFTHYPSMGQSSGQLYEQADFALYKAKAHRRGQCVLFETAENEEMQQAIAIERQLREADLDSELFLLFQPQYSPSRQRVTGFEALARWQNPTLGLVAPDQFIRAAERSGHIRKVTAILFEKALENLADWPEDIGLSFNLSAHDISDHTFVLRLLGRIMQSGIAARRIEFEITETAVMTDLASSRALLEKLRASGCKIALDDFGSGYSSFEYLDQLPLDKVKIDRSFVRKVAHSTTSREIVAAVIGLCRKLDLRCVLEGVEAENEMIILADLQPDLIQGYLYGRPMSAKAAMNMIRAQSERRAAAAQTA from the coding sequence ATGAAATTGCCCAGCCAGTTCGCCTTCTACAAGTCCTGGCTTGATCCGGTCCGGCAGCAGGCCCTGGCTGAAGCCTACAGGCCGATCGTCCGCGGCTTTCTGCTTCCGGCCTGCGCCTATTATGTCTTCATCACATGGAGCCACTGGCGTGACGAAACAGGCCTGACGCTGGCAATCCTGGGATCCATGAGCGCCATAACGGCGGTGATCTACTATCTGGTCCGGCAGCATGTGACCGTCGGCGACCGGCTGACCCTGAACAAACTCGAACTCTGCGGACTGCTGGTCAACATGTTGATGTACATCAACGTCGTCACCTACCTGCTGATCCATTTCGAGCAGTCCAAGCTGGTCTATTTCTCGCTGATGGCTGTGGTGTTCTCGACCACCGGCGTGACGATGCGGACAACGCTGTTCAGTGTCGCCATCTCGCTGGCGACGCTCTACTGGTTCGCTTCCGGCCTCCCGGCTGAACTTCTGACCCAATATGTGTCCATCGGCGTCGCCACGGCCTTTGCCTCGCTCGGCATGGCGACACTGCTGCGCAAGGCTATCCGCCGGCAGATCGATGCCCGTCTGCTTGCCGATGAACTGGCCGCCAAGGCGCAACGGCTTGCCGACACCGACATGCTCACCGGCATTCCCAACCGGCGCGCGGTGTTCGAGAAGATCGACTATTTCATCTCGCAGAAGCGGCCATTCTGGATCGGCATTTTTGATCTCGACGGCTTCAAGGCAATCAATGATGTCTACGGCCATGTGATCGGCGATGACCTGTTGTGCCGCGTCGTCAAACGGTCCGCCAAACTCAACCTTCCCGGCTGCACTTTCGGACGCATCGGCGGCGACGAATTCATTTGCATCGTATCGGGATCACAGGCTGAACGGGATATCGAACAGTTCGGCGCCAAGGTCATTCAGGCGGTAAGTTGCCCCTACCCCGTCGGTCCGATGGAACTCACCGTCGGCGTGTCGGCAGGGTTCACCCATTACCCCAGCATGGGGCAATCCAGCGGCCAGCTCTACGAGCAAGCCGATTTTGCGCTCTACAAGGCTAAGGCACATCGACGCGGCCAGTGCGTGCTTTTCGAAACGGCCGAAAACGAGGAAATGCAGCAGGCAATCGCCATTGAGCGGCAGCTTCGTGAAGCCGACCTCGACAGCGAGCTGTTTCTTCTGTTCCAGCCGCAATACTCGCCCAGCCGGCAACGGGTGACCGGTTTTGAAGCGCTGGCGCGCTGGCAGAACCCGACACTTGGCCTTGTGGCACCCGACCAGTTCATCCGGGCGGCGGAACGCTCGGGCCACATCCGCAAGGTCACGGCGATCCTGTTCGAGAAAGCGCTTGAAAACCTGGCGGACTGGCCCGAAGATATCGGCCTGTCGTTCAATCTGTCCGCCCACGACATTTCCGATCACACCTTCGTCCTGCGGCTTCTCGGCAGGATCATGCAGTCGGGCATTGCCGCTCGCCGGATCGAGTTTGAGATCACCGAAACCGCGGTCATGACCGATCTTGCGTCCTCAAGAGCCCTGCTGGAAAAGCTGCGCGCCAGCGGCTGCAAGATCGCGCTGGACGATTTCGGATCCGGATATTCGAGCTTCGAATATCTGGATCAGCTTCCGCTCGACAAGGTCAAGATCGACAGAAGCTTCGTCCGCAAGGTTGCCCACAGCACCACATCGCGGGAGATCGTCGCCGCGGTGATCGGATTGTGCCGCAAGCTCGACCTGCGCTGCGTTCTCGAAGGCGTCGAAGCCGAAAACGAGATGATCATCCTGGCCGACCTGCAGCCGGACCTGATCCAGGGATATCTCTATGGGAGGCCGATGTCGGCCAAGGCCGCCATGAACATGATCAGGGCCCAAAGTGAACGGCGCGCCGCAGCAGCACAAACCGCCTGA
- a CDS encoding P1 family peptidase yields MNPEWKVTPSGKLRARALGLPFEGISGPWNAITDVASVSVGYTTLISGDGALQQGTGPVRTGVTAILPRPRAEIDTPLFAGFFSLNGNGELSGSHYIEETGKMALPVTITNTHSCGIARDATIRWAVDCLAERYHDDFALPVAAETYDGFLNDINGFHVTADHVLAAIDAARGGAIEEGSVGGGTGMKCFGFKAGSGTASRLVSYGGETFTVGLFVQANFGSRRHFTVLGRTIGTDPELPQMRQATRDTELSSIIAIVATDAPFLPHQLKRLARRVSFGIGRTGGMATHGSGDIFLAFSTAHSDFSPGAVRSARFVPDEDIDPFFEAVVQATEKAILNAMIANETMVGRDGNLVPALPHAAVRQAFGL; encoded by the coding sequence ATGAACCCGGAATGGAAAGTCACCCCGTCGGGCAAGCTGCGCGCCAGAGCACTCGGCCTGCCGTTCGAAGGTATCAGCGGACCATGGAATGCGATCACCGATGTGGCCAGTGTCAGCGTCGGTTACACGACGCTGATTTCGGGCGACGGCGCGCTGCAGCAGGGCACAGGTCCGGTGCGCACCGGTGTGACCGCGATCCTGCCGCGTCCGCGCGCCGAGATCGACACGCCGCTGTTTGCCGGCTTCTTCAGCCTCAATGGCAATGGTGAGCTCAGCGGCAGCCATTACATCGAGGAAACCGGAAAGATGGCGCTGCCGGTCACCATCACCAACACCCATTCCTGCGGGATTGCCCGCGACGCGACGATCCGCTGGGCGGTCGACTGTCTGGCCGAGCGTTACCATGATGATTTCGCGCTGCCGGTCGCGGCCGAAACCTATGACGGCTTCCTCAACGACATCAACGGGTTTCATGTCACGGCGGATCACGTGCTGGCGGCAATCGACGCGGCCAGGGGCGGTGCCATCGAGGAAGGCAGTGTCGGCGGCGGCACCGGCATGAAATGTTTCGGCTTCAAGGCCGGTTCCGGCACCGCCTCGCGGCTGGTCAGCTATGGCGGGGAAACGTTCACCGTCGGACTGTTCGTCCAGGCCAATTTCGGCAGCCGCCGGCATTTCACCGTGCTGGGCCGCACCATCGGCACCGATCCGGAATTGCCGCAGATGCGCCAGGCCACACGCGACACCGAGTTGAGCTCGATCATCGCCATTGTCGCCACCGATGCGCCGTTTCTGCCGCATCAATTGAAGCGGCTGGCCCGGCGCGTCAGCTTCGGCATCGGCAGGACCGGCGGAATGGCCACCCATGGCTCGGGCGATATCTTCCTGGCATTCTCGACCGCGCATTCGGATTTCAGCCCCGGTGCGGTCCGCTCCGCCCGCTTTGTGCCCGACGAAGACATCGACCCGTTCTTCGAGGCCGTGGTGCAGGCGACCGAGAAGGCCATCCTCAATGCGATGATCGCCAATGAGACGATGGTCGGGCGCGATGGAAATCTGGTGCCGGCTCTGCCGCATGCCGCGGTCAGACAGGCCTTCGGGCTTTAG
- a CDS encoding GGDEF domain-containing protein — protein MIRVTRDWVIKQLLFAEFDSYRDVVRKAVWVGFKLSLLAYALNVCAHLLLDWSGLLPYSLSSALVIATVLTPPITFILSGIAYVAVGLAIHDLGVSRAKLERLSRTDMLSGLLNRRAFLEAFDECHREKSLMVIDIDHFKRVNDSCGHLVGDEVIIEVASMITSVFDGESVCARIGGEEFAVFNGSLNFAEFAALGEITRRQIAAKRIRVGNTALGVTVSGGVARALPAQKFGETFSRADKALYAAKTRGRNRIALCYETDQGYDADEDESYAPTSNAA, from the coding sequence ATGATCCGCGTGACCCGCGATTGGGTGATCAAACAGCTGTTGTTCGCGGAATTTGACTCCTACCGGGACGTGGTCCGCAAAGCGGTCTGGGTCGGGTTCAAGCTGTCGCTGCTGGCCTATGCGCTCAATGTTTGCGCACATCTGCTGCTCGACTGGTCCGGGCTGCTGCCCTATTCGCTGTCTTCCGCACTGGTCATTGCCACGGTGCTGACGCCGCCGATCACCTTCATCCTGTCGGGAATTGCCTATGTGGCAGTCGGCCTGGCCATTCACGATCTCGGGGTCTCGCGGGCGAAGCTCGAACGGCTAAGCCGCACCGACATGCTGTCGGGGCTCTTGAACCGCCGGGCCTTTCTCGAGGCTTTCGACGAATGCCACCGGGAAAAATCGTTGATGGTCATCGACATCGATCATTTCAAGCGGGTCAATGACAGTTGCGGCCATCTGGTCGGCGATGAGGTGATCATCGAGGTCGCGTCGATGATCACCAGCGTCTTCGACGGCGAGAGCGTGTGCGCGCGCATCGGCGGCGAGGAATTCGCGGTCTTCAACGGCAGCCTGAATTTTGCGGAATTTGCCGCGCTGGGAGAGATCACTCGCAGGCAGATTGCCGCGAAACGAATCCGCGTGGGCAACACGGCGCTTGGGGTCACCGTCTCGGGCGGTGTGGCCCGGGCCCTGCCGGCGCAGAAATTCGGCGAGACCTTTTCCCGTGCCGACAAGGCGCTGTACGCCGCCAAGACCCGAGGCCGCAACCGGATCGCGCTGTGCTACGAAACGGACCAGGGCTATGACGCGGATGAAGACGAAAGTTACGCTCCGACAAGCAATGCGGCCTGA
- the murB gene encoding UDP-N-acetylmuramate dehydrogenase → MKPLQVDGDKLLTSLGDRLGAVRGRLTANADMSKITWFRTGGPAEVLFQPLDEDDLATFLAALPEDIPALPVGIGSNLLVRDGGIPGVVIRLSAKGFGRAEQVSDTRLAAGAVCPDKHLAALALESGLGGFHFYHGIPGAIGGALRMNAGANGSETRERVVEVHAIDRKGERHVLSNAEMGYAYRHSSAPKDLIFTRAIFEGTPAGKDEIRAAMDAVQHHRETVQPIREKTGGSTFKNPEGHSAWKVIDEAGCRGLAVGGAQMSPMHCNFMINTGQASGYELEHLGETVRARVLETSGIRLEWEIKRLGLFEPGQVVQEFLGQLV, encoded by the coding sequence ATGAAGCCGCTGCAGGTCGATGGCGATAAGCTTCTGACGTCGCTGGGTGACAGGCTCGGCGCGGTGCGCGGCCGGCTGACTGCCAATGCCGACATGTCGAAGATCACCTGGTTCCGCACCGGCGGGCCGGCGGAGGTGCTGTTCCAGCCGCTCGACGAAGACGATCTGGCGACATTCCTTGCGGCCCTGCCGGAAGACATTCCGGCGCTGCCGGTCGGCATCGGCTCCAACCTCCTGGTGCGCGACGGCGGAATTCCCGGCGTCGTCATCCGGCTCTCGGCCAAGGGCTTTGGCCGGGCTGAGCAGGTTTCCGATACGCGGCTTGCTGCCGGTGCGGTCTGCCCCGACAAGCATCTGGCTGCCCTGGCGCTGGAAAGCGGGCTTGGCGGGTTTCATTTCTATCACGGCATTCCGGGCGCCATCGGCGGGGCGCTCAGGATGAATGCCGGCGCCAATGGCTCGGAAACCCGCGAGCGGGTCGTCGAGGTGCACGCCATCGACCGCAAGGGCGAGCGGCATGTGCTGTCCAATGCCGAAATGGGCTACGCCTACCGGCATTCCTCGGCGCCGAAAGACCTGATCTTCACCCGTGCCATCTTCGAGGGCACGCCGGCAGGCAAGGATGAAATCCGCGCCGCGATGGACGCAGTTCAGCATCACCGCGAGACGGTGCAGCCGATTCGCGAAAAGACCGGCGGCTCGACCTTCAAGAACCCGGAAGGGCATTCGGCCTGGAAGGTGATCGACGAAGCCGGCTGCCGCGGCCTGGCTGTCGGCGGCGCGCAGATGTCGCCCATGCACTGCAATTTCATGATCAACACCGGCCAGGCTTCGGGCTATGAGCTCGAACATCTGGGCGAAACCGTGCGCGCCCGGGTGCTGGAGACGTCGGGCATCCGACTCGAGTGGGAAATCAAGCGGCTGGGCCTGTTCGAACCGGGGCAGGTGGTGCAGGAATTTCTCGGCCAGCTGGTTTAG
- the murC gene encoding UDP-N-acetylmuramate--L-alanine ligase gives MKMPQTIGLVHFVGIGGIGMSGIAEVLNNLGYKVQGSDQSESANVQRLRDKGIEVHIGHAADNLGEAEVVVVSTAIKKNNPELVAARERLIPVVRRAEMLAELMRFRNAIAIGGTHGKTTTTSMVATLLEAGGLDPTVINGGIINAYGTNARMGEGEWMVVEADESDGTFLKLPADIAVITNIDPEHLDHYGTFDAVRAAFRSFVENVPFYGFGVMCLDHPEVQALVSRIEDRRVITYGENPQSDVRFSNHRMDGPVSVFDVVIHSRKTGESVELRDLRLPMPGKHNISNAVAAIAVAYELGLTPEQIASGLGQFGGVKRRFTNTGNWNGVEIFDDYGHHPVEIKAVLSAARDACPSRVIAVAQPHRYTRLESLFDDFSACFNDADTVIMAPVYAAGEDPIEGINSATLVSSLKAGGHRDARLIDGPAALAPLIAEIARPGDYVVCLGAGTITQWANQLPAELSALKPAAVGGGGA, from the coding sequence ATGAAAATGCCGCAAACCATAGGTCTTGTTCATTTTGTCGGCATTGGCGGCATCGGCATGAGCGGCATTGCAGAGGTTCTCAACAATCTCGGCTACAAGGTGCAGGGCTCTGATCAATCGGAAAGCGCCAATGTGCAGCGGCTGCGCGACAAGGGCATCGAGGTCCATATCGGCCATGCGGCGGACAATCTTGGCGAGGCCGAAGTGGTGGTGGTCTCGACCGCGATCAAGAAGAACAATCCGGAACTGGTGGCCGCGCGCGAGCGGCTGATCCCGGTGGTGCGGCGCGCCGAAATGCTGGCCGAGCTGATGCGCTTCCGCAATGCGATCGCCATCGGCGGCACCCATGGCAAGACCACAACCACCTCGATGGTGGCGACACTGCTGGAAGCCGGCGGGCTGGATCCGACCGTGATCAATGGCGGCATCATCAATGCCTATGGCACCAATGCGCGCATGGGCGAGGGCGAGTGGATGGTGGTCGAGGCCGATGAGAGCGACGGCACCTTCCTCAAGCTGCCGGCCGACATCGCGGTGATCACCAATATCGATCCCGAGCATCTTGATCATTACGGCACCTTTGATGCCGTGCGTGCGGCGTTCCGGTCTTTCGTCGAGAATGTGCCGTTCTACGGATTTGGCGTGATGTGTCTCGACCATCCGGAAGTGCAGGCGCTGGTCAGCCGCATCGAGGACCGCCGGGTCATCACCTATGGTGAAAACCCGCAATCGGATGTGCGTTTTTCCAACCACCGCATGGACGGACCGGTGTCGGTGTTCGACGTGGTGATCCACAGCCGCAAGACCGGCGAGAGCGTCGAGCTCAGGGATCTGCGGCTGCCGATGCCGGGCAAGCACAATATCTCCAATGCGGTCGCCGCCATTGCGGTCGCCTATGAGCTGGGGCTGACGCCGGAGCAGATTGCCAGCGGCCTGGGACAGTTCGGCGGGGTCAAGCGCCGCTTCACCAATACCGGCAACTGGAACGGTGTCGAGATCTTTGACGACTACGGCCACCACCCGGTGGAAATCAAGGCAGTGCTGTCGGCGGCCCGCGATGCGTGCCCGTCGCGCGTCATCGCGGTGGCCCAGCCGCACCGCTACACCCGGCTTGAAAGCCTGTTCGATGATTTCTCGGCCTGTTTCAACGATGCCGACACGGTGATCATGGCGCCGGTCTATGCCGCCGGCGAAGACCCGATCGAGGGCATCAATTCGGCCACGCTGGTTTCGAGCCTGAAGGCCGGCGGCCATCGCGACGCGCGGTTGATCGACGGGCCGGCCGCACTGGCGCCGCTGATCGCCGAGATTGCCCGGCCCGGTGACTATGTCGTCTGCCTTGGCGCGGGCACGATCACCCAGTGGGCCAATCAATTGCCGGCGGAGCTTTCCGCCTTGAAGCCCGCAGCCGTTGGCGGGGGTGGTGCATGA